Proteins co-encoded in one Amaranthus tricolor cultivar Red isolate AtriRed21 chromosome 7, ASM2621246v1, whole genome shotgun sequence genomic window:
- the LOC130817895 gene encoding uncharacterized protein LOC130817895 — protein MRTQISLTLLITFTILFSNSFAFQSDELLVDEDEFEGISATQSPNPPRSSTPPPTITTKTRKRSSDSDVDSKLQFNLEHAFGDSQFSHAGTFSARLKSSSHGAQTLTKLRFSRNTLTDLEKTKFKELLQADDFYKIRLPSNVVSPPGRNYTVSVVKARCLALESLDEHFVIHMEGVNILAVNYGPPGACPYPRQLKVPSKWSFNSYPVLKYSELAPRTPIFTEETPEETAEAEAMKQPEKSFWAKYWMYLIPLGLMLMNGMTQAMNMPEEQGSGQSGAQQAGRAPSAAVRRR, from the exons ATGAGAACTCAAATCTCATTAACCCTCTTAATTACTTTCACAATCCTCTTTTCTAATTCTTTTGCTTTTCAATCTGATGAACTTCTTGTCGATGAAGATGAATTTGAAGGAATTTCAGCAACACAATCTCCAAATCCCCCACGATCTTCAACTCCTCCTCCTACAATTACCACTAAAACAAGGAAGAGATCATCAGATTCAGATGTCGATTCGAAGCTGCAATTTAATCTTGAACATGCTTTTGGAGATTCCCAATTCTCCCATGCTGGAACTTTCTCTGCTCGTCTTAAGTCCTCGTCACACGGTGCTCAG ACCCTTACCAAATTGCGCTTTTCAAGAAATACCTTGACAGACTTAGAGAAGACAAAGTTTAAG GAGTTACTGCAAGCTGATGATTTCTATAAAATAAGACTTCCTTCCAATGTCGTGAGTCCTCCAGGAAGAAATTATACTGTTTCAGTTGTAAAGGCG AGATGTCTTGCTTTAGAGTCTTTGGATGAACACTTTGTTATACACATG GAAGGTGTTAACATTTTGGCCGTCAACTATGGTCCTCCAGGGGCATGCCCATATCCTCGGCAGCTAAAAGTT CCATCCAAGTGGTCTTTCAATTCATATCCTGTGTTGAAATACAGTGAGCTGGCACCAAG AACTCCAATTTTTACTGAAGAAACTCCAGAGGAGACTGCAGAGGCTGAAGCCATGAAGCAACCAGAAAAGTCTTTTTGGGCAAAATAT TGGATGTATTTGATCCCTCTTGGGCTGATGCTCATGAATGGTATGACGCAAGCTATGAACATGCCAGAGGAGCAGGGCAGTGGTCAATCAGGAGCGCAGCAGGCAGGAAGAGCTCCGAGTGCTGCAGTACGAAGAAGATAG
- the LOC130818580 gene encoding protein FAR1-RELATED SEQUENCE 2-like — protein MTPTNHNFLVAFCLMRDEAAVSYSWVLQGLRDIFGTAQTPSVIVTDRDEGLSAAIRDVFPDVRHLLCIWHIGNDVENMVDKLCGGKKNQQGQVFRKSRWNPLVESSTIEEYEDKWQVIAKLGGEEAWLLLRRAMSMEMQMNRAQYLTLYLSQVSLDESIFRIGKHRA, from the exons atgacgccaaccaatcacaatttcttggttgcgttttgtttgatgcgagatgaggcggctgtgtcgtattcgtgggtgctgcagggattgagagatattttcggcactgctcagactcctagcgtcattgtaaccgatcgagacgaaggtttatctgcagctattcgtgacgtcttcccag atgtgcggcatttgttatgcatctggcatattggcaacgacgttgagaacatggtggacaagttgtgtggcggcaagaaaaatcaacaagggcaggtattcaggaaaagtagatggaaccccttggttgaaagttctacgatCGAGGAATATGAAGATAAATGGCAAGTGATCGcca agctgggaggcgaggaagcatggcTTCTTTTAAGGCGTGCTatgagtatggaaatgcaaatgaatagAGCGCAATACCTAACTTTGTATCTATCCCAGGTGTCACTAGACGAGTCTATATTCAGAATAG gaaagcatcgggcgtga